NNNNNNNNNNNNNNNNNNNNNNNNNNNNNNNNNNNNNNNNNNNNNNNNNNNNNNNNNNNNNNNNNNNNNNNNNNNNNNNNNNNNNNNNNNNNNNNNNNNNNNNNNNNNNNNNNNNNNNNNNNNNNNNNNNNNNNNNNNNNNNNNNNNNNNNNNNNNNNNNNNNNNNNNNNNNNNNNNNNNNNNNNNNNNNNNNNNNNNNNNNNNNNNNNNNNNNNNNNNNNNNNNNNNNNNNNNNNNNNNNNNNNNNNNNNNNNNNNNNNNNNNNNNNNNNNNNNNNNNNNNNNNNNNNNNNNNNNNNNNNNNNNNNNNNNNNNNNNNNNNNNNNNNNNNNNNNNNNNNNNNNNNNNNNNNNNNNNNNNNNNNNNNNNNNNNNNNNNNNNNNNNNNNNNNNNNNNNNNNNNNNNNNNNNNNNNNNNNNNNNNNNNNNNNNNNNNNNNNNNNNNNNNNNNNNNNNNNNNNNNNNNNNNNNNNNNNNNNNNNNNNNNNNNNNNNNNNNNNNNNNNNNNNNNNNNNNNNNNNNNNNNNNNNNNNNNNNNNNNNNNNNNNNNNNNNNNNNNNNNNNNNNNNNNNNNNNNNNNNNNNNNNNNNNNNNNNNNNNNNNNNNNNNNNNNNNNNNNNNNNNNNNNNNNNNNNNNNNNNNNNNNNNNNNNNNNNNNNNNNNNNNNNNNNNNNNNNNNNNNNNNNNNNNNNNNNNNNNNNNNNNNNNNNNNNNNNNNNNNNNNNNNNNNNNNNNNNNNNNNNNNNNNNNNNNNNNNNNNNNNNNNNNNNNNNNNNNNNNNNNNNNNNNNNNNNNNNNNNNNNNNNNNNNNNNNNNNNNNNNNNNNNNNNNNNNNNNNNNNNNNNNNNNNNNNNNNNNNNNNNNNNNNNNNNNNNNNNNNNNNNNNNNNNNNNNNNNNNNNNNNNNNNNNNNNNNNNNNNNNNNNNNNNNNNNNNNNNNNNNNNNNNNNNNNNNNNNNNNNNNNNNNNNNNNNNNNNNNNNNNNNNNNNNNNNNNNNNNNNNNNNNNNNNNNNNNNNNNNNNNNNNNNNNNNNNNNNNNNNNNNNNNNNNNNNNNNNNNNNNNNNNNNNNNNNNNNNNNNNNNNNNNNNNNNNNNNNNNNNNNNNNNNNNNNNNNNNNNNNNNNNNNNNNNNNNNNNNNNNNNNNNNNNNNNNNNNNNNNNNNNNNNNNNNNNNNNNNNNNNNNNNNNNNNNNNNNNNNNNNNNNNNNNNNNNNNNNNNNNNNNNNNNNNNNNNNNNNNNNNNNNNNNNNNNNNNNNNNNNNNNNNNNNNNNNNNNNNNNNNNNNNNNNNNNNNNNNNNNNNNNNNNNNNNNNNNNNNNNNNNNNNNNNNNNNNNNNNNNNNNNNNNNNNNNNNNNNNNNNNNNNNNNNNNNNNNNNNNNNNNNNNNNNNNNNNNNNNNNNNNNNNNNNNNNNNNNNNNNNNNNNNNNNNNNNNNNNNNNNNNNNNNNNNNNNNNNNNNNNagaactcattgctagagtacaaatgttggtttctagcaacggtgtctatgagctcttgagcttcttcaattgtcttcctcatgtgtatagatccaccagctgagtggtctaaagacatctgagctttttctgtaagcccatagtagaaaatgtctaactgtacccactctgaaaacatttcagagggacattttctgagcatacctctatacctctcccaggcattataaagggatttattatcctcttgtttaaagccttggatgtccagccttagctgtgtcatcctcttaggagggtaaaaatgattcaggaatttgtctgacaactgtttccatgtctttatgcttgctataggttggttattcaaccaccttttagcttgatcttttacagcaaatgaaaacagtaatagtctgtagacatcctgatctacctctttatcatgtactgtgtcagcaatttgtaaaaactgtgccagaaattcagtaggttcttcctgtggaagaccggaatactggcaattttgctgcactatgataatgagttgaggatttagttcaaagctgcttgctttgatgggaggtgtacagatgctactcccatatgcagctgtaatggggttagcatatgaccccagagtccttttggactgattgaTCCCACTTATgtccataatggacaaaagggaaatgataatgattgcagagagataaattttgtttgtttgtttttttttttttttgaactaaacgaaaaaaataaaataaaataaaagaaaattgaagaaaaagaaagaaaataattcgaaaatcaaaaggcaaacaagatcaaagcaaattgagaactgaatcaattagttaatcaaaaagattttgaaaacagcaattaaaaagatatgattgaaaaatttttatgaaaaagatttgatttttaaaaaaaaaggaaagagaaaaacaacaaaaagacaccaaacttaaaattttagaaaatcaaacacaaaattttcgaaaatttttaagggaaaaacacaaaNNNNNNNNNNNNNNNNNNNNNNNNNNNNNNNNNNNNNNNNNNNNNNNNNNNNNNNNNNNNNNNNNNNNNNNNNNNNNNNNNNNNNNNNNNNNNNNNNNNNNNNNNNNNNNNNNNNNNNNNNNNNNNNNNNNNNNNNNNNNNNNNNNNNNNNNNNNNNNNNNNNNNNNNNNNNNNNNNNNNNNNNNNNNNNNNNNNNNNNNNNNNNNNNNNNNNNNNNNNNNNNNNNNNNNNNNNNNNNNNNNNNNNNNNNNNNNNNNNNNNNNNNNNNNNNNNNNNNNNNNNNNNNNNNNNNNNNNNNNNNNNNNNNNNNNNNNNNNNNNNNNNNNNNNNNNNNNNNNNNNNNNNNNNNNNNNNNNNNNNNNNNNNNNNNNNNNNNNNNNNNNNNNNNNNNNNNNNNNNNNNNNNNNNNNNNNNNNNNNNNNNNNNNNNNNNNNNNNNNNNNNNNNNNNNNNNNNNNNNNNNNNNNNNNNNNNNNNNNNNNNNNNNNNNNNNNNNNNNNNNNNNNNNNNNNNNNNNNNNNNNNNNNNNNNNNNNNNNNNNNNNNNNNNNNNNNNNNNNNNNNNNNNNNNNNNNNNNNNNNNNNNNNNNNNNNNNNNNNNNNNNNNNNNNNNNNNNNNNNNNNNNNNNNNNNNNNNNNNNNNNNNNNNNNNNNNNNNNNNNNNNNNNNNNNNNNNNNNNNNNNNNNNNNNNNNNNNNNNNNNNNNNNNNNNNNNNNNNNNNNNNNNNNNNNNNNNNNNNNNNNNNNNNNNNNNNNNNNNNNNNNNNNNNNNNNNNNNNNNNNNNNNNNNNNNNNNNNNNNNNNNNNNNNNNNNNNNNNNNNNNNNNNNNNNNNNNNNNNNNNNNNNNNNNNNNNNNNNNNNNNNNNNNNNNNNNNNNNNNNNNNNNNNNNNNNNNNNNNNNNNNNNNNNNNNNNNNNNNNNNNNNNNNNNNNNNNNNNNNNNNNNNNNNNNNNNNNNNNNNNNNNNNNNNNNNNNNNNNNNNNNNNNNNNNNNNNNNNNNNNNNNNNNNNNNNNNNNNNNNNNNNNNNNNNNNNNNNNNNNNNNNNNNNNNNNNNNNNNNNNNNNNNNNNNNNNNNNNNNNNNNNNNNNNNNNNNNNNNNNNNNNNNNNNNNNNNNNNNNNNNNNNNNNNNNNNNNNNNNNNNNNNNNNNNNNNNNNNNNNNNNNNNNNNNNNNNNNNNNNNNNNNNNNNNNNNNNNNNNNNNNNNNNNNNNNNNNNNNNNNtttggtgcgcgctggtgctgccaggaacgtgccttggtgcgcagaatgctgccctgcccgcgccaagggcagggcaggaaaaattggtgcgccagaaattgccttggtgctgccagaatcaagaattggtgcgccagaaattttcttggtgcataggatgctgccctgccctcgcggagggcagggcagtgtttccactttgctgtcccgtgttcgaaacacggctgtGGCACACGttcaattaatttccttggtttcttggcacggcactcaaccttagttccttgcttcttccttggtccgtgttcgattcttgtggcatgcatgggtgacatttttcctttgattttcttccttggtgagcccgatactgcccttgtggagggcagggcaaggttctcttcttcttggttccaaggcacaattttgtgctcttcccttgtagtgggcagggcagagttgcctttcatgcttggttctcttatgttgccctcctagagggcagtgtgcccttgtggagggcaatgcttgcctctcCTCATGttgtgcgccacacttcttctctctttgaccacactttcttttccttgggccacacttccttaggctacgctttttccttttttccttttttcacctacaataaaccaaaacaaccactcaaagtatcactaaattcaagaggcttataaatcaattaaaattcaattaaaattagcttaaacctcatggattaacatttatttcatggtggttgcttgatttaaagaagttgtgctttttcactccaaatcacttacttaagaagcaagaaagtgcataaagactaacaaaacaaatgaaattagcttgaaaaatgggtatatgatgacttgtcatcagtggGGCTATGATGGGAACTGAGGAAAGTATTCTTTTGAGATATTCGAAAGCCATCATGCATTATTGATAAAAAACAAAAGGTACATCACGGACAAGTAGATTACCAaaaggtttggcaatttttgaaaaatctctaATGAACCTTTTGAAAAACCCAGCATGTCCTAGGAAGCCCCTAATTTCTTTAACATTATTGGTGGAGGTAATTTCTCAATTACTTCTATCTTAGCCCTGTCCACCTCTATGCCTTTATTAGAGATCTTATGGCCAGGGACTATCCCTTCAATTACCGTAAAATgtcatttctcccagtttaaaacttgattagtctcttggcatctctttagcacCAAGGCAAGATGGTGTAAGCAATTAGGGAAGGAAATCATCCCTGAAAACCTCAAcgaatttttcaatcatgtcTGAAAAGATGGACAACATGCATCTTTGGAAAgtggcaggtgcattgcacaatccaaaggaCATGTGTCTATAAGCAAAGACCCCACATAGGCAAGTAAAagatgttttctcttggtcctttGGGTCAACcacaatttggttgtagcctgagtagCCGTCCAAGAAGCAATAGTATACATGTCCTGCAAGTATTTCCAACATCTGGTCCTTGAAGGGAAGTGGAAAATGGTCCTTTCTTGTGGCCTCATTGAGCTttctgtaatcaatgcacattCACCATCCTGTGACAGATCTTGAGGGATGAGTTCCTTCCTCTCATTAGGCATCATAGTGATTCCTCTTTCTTGGGAACTAGTTGGACAGGACTCACCCATGGGCTATCTGAAATTGGATAGATCACCCCCACCCGCCATAGCTTCATTACCATCTTTTGTACCACCTCTTTCATGACTGGGTTCAACCTTCTTTGGGTTGAATGGAGGGCTTGGCATCATCTTCTAACAGGATCTTATGCATGCACATGGAAGGGCTTATCCCCTTCAAGTCAGCAAGGTCCATCCAATAGCATCTTGGTACTTTTGTAGAACTTTAATTAACTCCTTCTCTTGCTCTTTACTTAGAGCagaattgatgatcactgggtagCTCTCATCACTtcccaagtatgcatacttgagagtGGAAGGCAATGCTTTCAGTTCAAGTTTGGGTGCTTcattctcttccttcttctcatcTAATGTGCTTGGAATGAGTACCTCGGCTGATTGAATTTCTACCGTGTCACTGTTTGATGGGGAGTCTTCTTCTGCCGCCTCCTCAAGTTCTTCATCTTTAAGGGTTTCATGTACCCAGACCTCTACTGCATCCAACCtcatgcattttcctagtgATTCCCAtgggtaactcatggccttgAACACATTGAATACCATTTTCTTATCATGTAGTCTAAGGACGATTTCTCCTTTTTGGACGTCGATGATGGCTCCAGCTATTGCTAGAAATGGCCTTCCAAGAATGATTGAAGCTTTGGCATCTTCCTCCATGTCCAACACCACAAAATCTACTGGGAAGATGAAGTCTCCCACCTTTACCAACAAGTCTTCTACTACATGGGAAAATTTGAATGATCGGTCTGTTAATTGAAGAGCTATTCTTCTTGGTTCggcttcctcaatcttcattcttttcattattgcTAAGGACATTAAATTCATGCTGGCTCCCAAATCACATAAGGCTTTTTTCACGGTGATTTCTCctagaacacaaaatatttggAAGCTCCCAGGGTCCTTCAATTTCGGAGGTAATTTGTGTTGAATAATAGCACTGCACTCCTCTGTTAACACCACAGTTTCATCATTTCTCCAGCTCCTCTTCTTGGTCATTAACTCCTTCAAaaacttggcatagagtgggATTTGCTCTAGTGCTTCAGCAAAGGGGATGTTGATTTGGAGTCTCTTGAAAACTTCGAAGAATCTGGAGAATTGGTTGTCCTTTTCATTCTTCCTCAATCGTTGAGGGTAAGAAGCTTTTGGAACATATGGTCTCAGGACTTCTTTTTCTTGGGGTGGGTTAGAGGCAGGTGCTTGTGTTTCTTCTTTGTCACTTATGCTTTCATCCACTTTCTTCCCTTGTGTTTCCTTTAAGGCTTCCTTCACTTCCTTCCCACTGCTCAGTGTAATGGCCTTACATTCCTCCCTTGGGTTTTCCATGGTGTCACTAAGAGACTTGCGGGTAGGGATTTGGTTTGATAGATATCCAACTTATGCCTCAAGCTTCTTAATGGCAGCCCCCTAGTTTTGCATATTAGATCTCACCTCCTCTTTAAAAGTTCTCATGTCCTTGGACTCCATGCAAAGTTCTTTAAGCATGGCCTCAATTCGGGATAGTCTATCCTCAGATGCTTGTGGGTTGGAAAGTGGAGGTTGAGGTTAGCTATTTTGTGCTTGGTATAGAGGCTGGAAGGAAGTGTTATGTGGGGGTTGATAAGGTCTCAGGTTGGGCTGTTGATAAATAGAATTGTTTAAATAGGTGGACTTTTGATGTCTATGGTCTTGGGTTTGGTTCTgctggtttccccacccaaagtttgggtggtttttcCAACCAGGATTGTAGTTCTTGGAGTGTGGATCATAGGGTTATCTTGATGAATTTCCAACATAACTGGCCTGCTCCCA
The Arachis duranensis cultivar V14167 chromosome 5, aradu.V14167.gnm2.J7QH, whole genome shotgun sequence genome window above contains:
- the LOC107489503 gene encoding uncharacterized protein LOC107489503, which produces MENPREECKAITLSSGKEVKEALKETQGKKVDESISDKEETQAPASNPPQEKEVLRPYVPKASYPQRLRKNEKDNQFSRFFEVFKRLQINIPFAEALEQIPLYAKFLKELMTKKRSWRNDETVVLTEECSAIIQHKLPPKLKDPGSFQIFCVLGEITVKKALCDLGASMNLMSLAIMKRMKIEEAEPRRIALQLTDRSFKFSHVVEDLLVKVGDFIFPVDFVVLDMEEDAKASIILGRPFLAIAGAIIDVQKGEIVLRLHDKKMVFNVFKAMSYPWESLGKCMRLDAVEVWVHETLKDEELEEAAEEDSPSNSDTVEIQSAEVLIPSTLDEKKEENEAPKLELKALPSTLKYAYLGSDESYPVIINSALSKEQEKELIKVLQKYQDAIGWTLLT